Part of the Benincasa hispida cultivar B227 chromosome 11, ASM972705v1, whole genome shotgun sequence genome, AGATAACAAgcaatatatacatatatatatgtatatatattaatgatTGTTCAGGTTTCAAAAAAACTATAATATTGATGATTGTTCAAACTAGGCCTTAAAAACATGTCTGCCCATTGGTAAAACTCAATTGTTTATCATGTTTTTAAGTATATATCATGATGGAAAAGTGGTTGGCATCTTACGCAGTGGAACTAAAACTAGTTTTGCCTCCTCAATTATATTTCTCCTTCAAGTAGTAGAAGACCAATGAGTTAGTACGGATTGTAGGTATACAATTGTCCATTTGACCAGACCATTCATCAGATGGTCAAAATACACAGTATAGCTAAATCGACCAGGGAAATTCCCAATATAGGTCAAAAGTAATGAAAGAACATCATATATCAGCAGCAAGGAAATTCCCAGGTAGTGACACCtgcatgcaaaaaaaaaaaaaaaaaaaaaaagggaaacttAGTAGTCAAGCAACTGTCAAGGCATTTCTGCTCCTCCAAAGGCTAGAAGTTCAAATCGTCCCGCCCCGTGATGTAATATTCTCAAAACTACATCAAAAAGTAAAGAGAGTTATAAAGATTTTGCCTACCTTCTCCCCAAGTTTAAATGCTGGTAGACCCTTGTATGGGCACGTACTGCACCGAAAAGCATCTCCCAGTCCACACTGTAAGTCGTATTAACGTTAACATGCAGAACAGATGAATAATAAGGTAGATGAATTGCAAGTGAAAGCAAAGAGACTGAACAGAGGTAAAACATTCGAGGAACAAATGAATAATCTTGCTTTCCATAAAAACATAAGGATAATCAACAATTGATGCCATTTCAAAAATCATAAAGTAAATAGATTCTATCCATAAACGAAAAATGTCCTCGATCATTACGATAACTATGTATTCTTTACTCACATTGCCACATGCAGATTGAGGATTTTCCAACAGATCTGAAGTCAATCCCAGTTTTTCTACTTTCTCCTCTGCTTCGGCCCTACCACAAGTGCAGTTCTTGCAAGCTTTCCTTGTGCTGCCAACTTCACAATCACCAACTGTAGaacaaattaaatgagaaaTGGTAACCAATACTGCCTCCACTAAATAAAATTAAGGTAGAATTTCAAGTTCAGTTTTAAACTTTCAAGTTTGTGtctatttgaaatttgaactttcaattttgtgtctcaTAAGTCTCTAACCTTTCAATTTTGTACCTAATAAgcctctaaactttcaattttgagtttaatCCATCCTAAACCTTCAAATTTGTATCTAATTGATCCCTAAAATATGTTCaattttttgtcaaaattaattgattattgatattttaaatataaaaatgaatttcacGTCTAGTAAATctctaaaagttaaaattatatGTTTGAAAGAGACGGGGATTTTTCTtccttaaataaataaataaaaaaaaaagatctaaCACTTCAAGaactattagatacaaaattggaaaatttagGGATCTATTGGACACAAAGTTAAGGTTTAAGATCTATTAGATACTTCTAAAATCTTAGGAGCTTAAtgaacataaaattgaaagtttaaaaatctATTAGGTACTTTGAGCATAGAGACCTACTAGACATTTTTCAAAGCTTGGTGATCAAATAGACACAAGCTTGATAGTTTAGGGATTGAACTTGTAATTTAccctaaatttaatatataatgtgTCAAGCCTTTCATCATTTACCTGATGGTAGCTGGGGTTTCTTCAAATCCTCCTCAGTTAATAAACTATCTTCATCGATCAAATCAGAATCATCATCAAGCTGAATCTTTGGTAAACTTTTTGCAGGCTTCTTAATAGCAAAAGAGGAGCCAATCTTCCAAGAAGGCTTTTTGGCTCTTATCTATGTTCAAAAAAGGAACACAgcaaatataaaaatgttgcAAGAAATCGAAACAGAAATAAACAATGAAGTTGGTAGAACCAAATGGTTAAAGTTAAAAGAGATCATGGAGTTAAGATGCCTTTCAATCATCTTTACATAAAGAAGTTGACGGAAGCAACATGAAACATtgtattaataaaaaattaccaGTCATtttcaacattactaaaatgTAGGGTGGTGGTTTCTTCAGTTGGTGGGATGGAAGGGGGGGTGCTGTCTAAAGAGTCTAAACTAGATGATATCTGAATCTTACCACGACATTCTCTACATCAGATGGAGAAACTGATTTCTTTTCTGTTACTTGAGCTTCAAGAAAGCCGGCCAAAAGTAATCTACTCACCATGGCAGGGGActgcaaaaaataaaataatataaaaaactaaaaatgtatCCATCTCtgtatcaatattttaaatataaaaaccTACTAGCTATTCAGTAATTACCTCATCTTTCTCAACTGCAACGGACTGTGAAGTCTTGTGAATAAGGATTATCCCATCAGACTTCAAAACTCTTGAGATCTCCTCACACAACTGATCACTTGGAAAATCAGATCTACAAATAGAAACGACAGCATCCATGGATGATGCTCCAAGTGGCAACTTATCTATCATAAAACAATAACTATCAGTAACACAATTTACATCATATGAATCAAGAACCTGTCAACTCCTCATGTGCATGAGACCAAGAAAAAACATAAGAATAAGGAGGAGACTTGGAGGAGGAAAATTAAGATAAACCATCACTTTATGTTTGCATTTAACtaacaaaatgaaatgaaaaaaaaaaagggattaACAGGGACTAGAAGCTGCAAATAACATTGAAAAGCCACTGGTCTGCATGCTAGCTCTCTCACACAGGAGCCAAGAAATCTCGACTCTGAGGACACTGACCATTGGCATTTATATTTGGCTACTCCGAAAGCTACAGCTTTCAGGCTAACTGTATGGTAAGAGTTTGACATACATGCagagtgtgtgtgtgtgagagagagagagagagagatttaattttgaaagaaaatattgaaaaaaagatGACAACATTCTTTTTTATCCCTCCAAATATCGCTTATCAGATATCCGTAATGCTGTTTAttttgatataacataatatttcattaaataaggGAATAAATCAGAGTCGGTAAGTTTATGTCACCATTATCACATCAATTTAGTCCTTCAACTTTCAAGATGAAATGCATAATGCACAAGTCCATTAAACCAAATATCAAATTGATTGAACTATTGGATAGAACAGGCTATGAGAAGGCATAAAAACTTACTTAGAGAAAAGGCTTGAGTGATTATTTGTGAATCACAGTTCCCAACATATTCATTCCCAAGCTCTTGtaaaacattaataacaatGCTTGTAGCCAGAATGGCGTCATCCGTAATTGCCAGTATACTCTTCATGGTGGTGTCCTACAATAACAAAGTTATGTACTTAAATTCACATAAAGGAAGAGGAGGAACAAATAAAGAAGTAAATGAATCCCATCACTTCACAGCAGAAACAAGAGAAACAGAAAACAATTAGCAAACAAGCTCCATTTCAACAAATTATACAGACAAAAATAAcaacagaaatagaaaataaattcgGTGaatgtattaaatttgaaaaactcTTAAGAAATTGTAATTTATCAATGGAAAAAGACCTATTTGTGCTCTCTCTACATTGCAAGGCCAAGAAAATTCTCAATCATTCTCTAATGTAATTTTGCTCTATATTTTACAGAATCCCTTAGTGGTTTAATGTTTGCTTGTCTTTCCAATTGATCCTTAATCCTCTTCACTTTCTAGAAACGAGGAGCTTCAATCGAAGTATGAAGGATTTTTAGAAAGGGATAGTCTCAGTCCCACCTTGAGAAATTTGCAAAAGAAaaacagaagaagaaaattggaaagTGGATTATGACAATTtcttttgttgaaaaaaaagtaaagtcGTAGATACAGGTATTCTTTTAGCCTTCTCCTTGTATTTGAGATGGTCAAAATTTTTACAGTTCTATTGCTCAGCCTCCATTCATCGATAGGATTTTCTGGCTTTTCAGATTTCCATTGGAGGAGAAGACTCTTTGgcataaatcaaaatcaatctgACGTAGTACGGGTACTTGCAATTGGGTTAATTTGTTGATCTTCATCTGTGTTGGAAAAACCCTGGAAAGTGATAATAGTTCCTAGCAATAAGTGAGAGTACTTCTGTTTTGATGGATCGTTAAACTTACTTTCCAAATATCACCCATCCCAAACTTACCTTAGAACTATGGTTGTTTTTAAGAGTAGGCTTAGTTGACTGGGATGAGAAGGCAGATAGCTCATCATA contains:
- the LOC120091989 gene encoding anamorsin homolog isoform X2 is translated as MKSILAITDDAILATSIVINVLQELGNEYVGNCDSQIITQAFSLNKLPLGASSMDAVVSICRSDFPSDQLCEEISRVLKSDGIILIHKTSQSVAVEKDESPAMVSRLLLAGFLEAQVTEKKSVSPSDVENVVIRAKKPSWKIGSSFAIKKPAKSLPKIQLDDDSDLIDEDSLLTEEDLKKPQLPSVGDCEVGSTRKACKNCTCGRAEAEEKVEKLGLTSDLLENPQSACGNCGLGDAFRCSTCPYKGLPAFKLGEKVSLPGNFLAADI
- the LOC120091989 gene encoding anamorsin homolog isoform X1, translating into MDTTMKSILAITDDAILATSIVINVLQELGNEYVGNCDSQIITQAFSLNKLPLGASSMDAVVSICRSDFPSDQLCEEISRVLKSDGIILIHKTSQSVAVEKDESPAMVSRLLLAGFLEAQVTEKKSVSPSDVENVVIRAKKPSWKIGSSFAIKKPAKSLPKIQLDDDSDLIDEDSLLTEEDLKKPQLPSVGDCEVGSTRKACKNCTCGRAEAEEKVEKLGLTSDLLENPQSACGNCGLGDAFRCSTCPYKGLPAFKLGEKVSLPGNFLAADI